A genomic segment from Chitinophaga niabensis encodes:
- a CDS encoding RagB/SusD family nutrient uptake outer membrane protein — translation MKKIFLFSLIVVVGLTGCKKLLEITPQSSITEETYFQNESDFDPYVTGIYGFMRFFANNITYGTERGDELISALNSRFGVAWTQIITPTNGAINYNDWYKAIGHCNLLLEKIKPFEFSSNPDTRKRIIAETYCLRAYFYFHLTRVIGDAPLMLTAVVDENVPLLARSPATDVMKQINADLDTAITIYKSISNFAATSFPSKYRFAYGSAQAMKADVKLWSAKVLGGGAADLNAAIAAIDEVEKTGASLNLDFKNVVGLRAATNPEVLLAAYYQRDEPVTGSSVVPNAGHYVINALPYLTGVQGALNLDSLPYCNTTANGLGAYQISLQSRALFNQYPADKRKPYTWVTERQASGPKISWITKFPGTKYTDDRVADNDVIMYRLADIFLLKAEAYAALDQTGLAIGYINKVRVRTGNGDYTGATDKATVEKEILNERGRELFFEQKRWYDLVRFHKGGTINVYTVVPNLVGKTTPLFWPLNTTVMANNNLIKQTEGYQ, via the coding sequence ATGAAAAAGATATTCCTGTTTAGTTTGATAGTTGTAGTGGGATTGACCGGATGTAAGAAACTCCTGGAAATAACGCCGCAATCCAGCATTACGGAGGAAACCTATTTCCAGAACGAAAGTGATTTTGATCCTTATGTAACCGGCATATATGGTTTTATGCGGTTCTTCGCCAATAACATAACCTATGGCACTGAGCGCGGAGATGAACTGATCTCCGCCTTAAACTCCCGCTTTGGTGTAGCATGGACGCAGATCATCACCCCTACTAACGGCGCTATTAATTATAACGATTGGTACAAAGCCATCGGTCATTGCAACCTGTTGTTAGAAAAGATCAAACCTTTTGAATTTTCTTCCAATCCTGATACCCGCAAAAGGATCATTGCAGAAACCTATTGCCTGCGTGCATATTTCTATTTCCATCTCACCCGCGTTATAGGAGACGCTCCTTTGATGCTGACCGCTGTAGTGGATGAAAATGTGCCTCTGCTGGCGCGTTCACCGGCAACGGATGTGATGAAGCAGATCAATGCAGACCTGGACACGGCTATTACCATTTACAAGTCTATAAGCAATTTTGCAGCTACATCCTTCCCTTCAAAATACCGTTTTGCCTATGGTTCTGCACAGGCCATGAAAGCAGATGTGAAATTATGGAGCGCTAAAGTGCTGGGTGGTGGCGCAGCTGACCTGAATGCTGCGATCGCCGCAATTGATGAAGTGGAAAAAACAGGGGCTAGTTTAAACCTCGATTTCAAAAATGTAGTGGGCTTACGTGCCGCTACCAATCCGGAAGTTTTACTGGCAGCCTATTACCAGCGGGACGAGCCGGTTACCGGCAGCAGTGTGGTACCCAATGCAGGCCATTATGTAATAAATGCATTACCTTACCTTACAGGTGTGCAGGGAGCGCTCAACCTGGATAGCCTCCCTTATTGCAACACCACCGCCAACGGGTTGGGTGCCTACCAGATCAGCCTTCAGTCGAGAGCCCTGTTCAACCAGTATCCGGCAGACAAGCGGAAACCTTATACCTGGGTAACGGAACGGCAGGCGAGTGGCCCTAAGATATCCTGGATCACCAAATTCCCCGGTACGAAATATACAGACGACCGTGTAGCAGATAACGATGTGATCATGTACCGCCTGGCAGACATCTTCCTGCTGAAAGCAGAAGCCTATGCAGCGTTGGATCAGACAGGGCTGGCCATCGGATACATTAATAAAGTGCGGGTGCGTACAGGCAACGGAGATTATACAGGTGCAACAGATAAAGCTACCGTAGAGAAAGAGATATTGAACGAAAGAGGTCGTGAGCTTTTCTTTGAACAAAAACGTTGGTACGACCTGGTGAGGTTCCATAAAGGTGGCACCATCAATGTCTATACAGTTGTACCCAACCTGGTTGGTAAAACAACGCCATTGTTCTGGCCATTGAACACAACCGTAATGGCTAACAACAACCTGATCAAACAAACAGAAGGTTATCAATAA